The Rana temporaria chromosome 4, aRanTem1.1, whole genome shotgun sequence genome contains a region encoding:
- the GPR75 gene encoding probable G-protein coupled receptor 75, translating to MNLSDRMTDFADQTRYDYVNSTSVSHVGNGTLRDIQQIIHTATLVTCTFLLVIIFCLGSYGNLVVFLSFFDPAFRKFRTNFDFMILNLSFCDLFICCISAPMFAFVLFFDTGSNVPDAFCFTFHLTSSGFIIMSLKTVAVIALHRLRMVLGQQPNRTASFPCTLMLTVLLWTTSFTLATLATLRTRKSRICLPMYSLISGEGKIILYLYVIDFTFCVAVVSASYIMIAQALRKNAQVRKCPIITVDTTRPQPFIGPPGVDGVQCTVPALYRNQNYNKLQHIQTHAYTKKLSQMPVPASRLQLVSAVNLSTAKDSKAVVTCVVIVLSVLICCLPLGISLVQDVLTNSSSFVLYQFELCGFTLIFLKSGLNPFIYSRNSAGLRRRVLWCIQYVALGFLCCKQKTRLRAMGKGSLEANRNKSSHHETNSAYMLSPKPQKKFVDQACGPSHSKDSVLSPKGSGGHQHYAQSSSTPINTRIEPYYSIYNSSPSQEISTPNSLQPVNSTFGFAKSYIAMHYHTTNDLMQECETTSAKQIPVPSV from the coding sequence ATGAATTTATCCGACCGGATGACTGACTTTGCCGATCAGACCCGCTACGACTATGTCAACAGCACCTCCGTGTCTCACGTGGGCAACGGGACCCTGCGGGACATCCAGCAGATCATCCACACGGCCACGTTGGTCACCTGCACCTTCCTCCTGGTGATAATCTTCTGCCTGGGATCCTACGGGAACCTCGTGGTCTTCTTGTCCTTCTTCGACCCGGCCTTTAGGAAGTTTCGGACCAACTTCGACTTCATGATCCTGAACTTGTCCTTCTGCGACCTCTTTATTTGTTGCATCTCCGCCCCCATGTTTGCCTTCGTCTTGTTTTTCGATACCGGCAGCAACGTGCCCGACGCGTTTTGCTTCACCTTCCACCTTACCAGTTCCGGCTTCATCATCATGTCTTTAAAAACGGTGGCGGTGATCGCCCTTCACCGGCTGAGGATGGTTCTTGGACAGCAGCCTAATCGGACGGCCTCCTTCCCCTGCACTTTGATGCTCACGGTGCTCCTTTGGACCACGAGCTTTACCCTTGCCACCCTGGCCACGCTAAGGACACGAAAGTCTCGGATATGTTTACCTATGTACAGCCTTATCAGCGGAGAGGGGAAAATTATCCTGTATTTGTATGTCATAGACTTCACTTTCTGCGTGGCGGTGGTGTCAGCGTCCTACATTATGATTGCCCAGGCGTTGAGGAAAAATGCCCAGGTGAGGAAATGCCCCATCATCACCGTGGACACCACGAGGCCACAGCCCTTCATTGGGCCGCCTGGCGTGGATGGTGTACAATGTACTGTCCCTGCTTTGTACAGGAACCAGAATTATAACAAACTTCAGCATATCCAGACGCACGCCTACACCAAAAAACTCAGCCAAATGCCCGTCCCGGCAAGCAGACTGCAGCTGGTGTCCGCCGTCAACCTATCCACGGCAAAGGATTCCAAAGCGGTGGTGACTTGCGTGGTCATCGTCCTCTCCGTGCTCATCTGTTGCCTTCCGTTGGGCATCTCTTTGGTCCAAGACGTGTTGACCAACAGCAGCAGCTTCGTCCTCTACCAGTTTGAACTTTGCGGGTTCACTCTGATCTTTTTAAAGTCGGGCTTGAACCCCTTCATCTACTCCCGTAACAGCGCCGGGCTGAGGCGGAGGGTGCTGTGGTGCATCCAGTACGTGGCGCTGGGATTTTTATGCTGCAAACAAAAAACCAGACTGCGCGCCATGGGAAAGGGCAGCCTGGAGGCCAACCGCAACAAGTCCTCCCACCACGAAACCAACTCGGCGTACATGTTGTCGCCAAAGCCGCAGAAAAAGTTTGTGGACCAAGCCTGCGGCCCGAGTCATTCTAAAGACAGCGTGCTGAGCCCGAAAGGATCCGGGGGGCATCAGCATTACGCCCAGAGCAGCTCCACCCCAATTAATACCCGTATAGAGCCCTACTATAGTATCTATAATAGCAGCCCCTCCCAAGAGATAAGCACCCCCAATAGcctgcagccagtaaactccaCCTTCGGTTTTGCCAAATCGTATATTGCCATGCATTACCACACCACTAATGATTTAATGCAAGAGTGTGAGACCACCTCTGCCAAGCAAATACCCGTGCCATCTGTCTGA